A stretch of the Uranotaenia lowii strain MFRU-FL chromosome 3, ASM2978415v1, whole genome shotgun sequence genome encodes the following:
- the LOC129752492 gene encoding uncharacterized protein LOC129752492 — protein sequence MIFRNMSSKSFDVTKPAVEGPVTRNRLSSRKYCEPRRKRCMSILFCVICFSLLIGWVMNDIFYKYGAENVHDSDANSTDDEVYYEDAETNDTTLERIGASNRKYWVSSSCYIEPYCVITCSNMDIEKMNAGVRDYTTGSHPCTIIHLIIVNLLTDQNALFRGWLDQDVEVTVDKLEIRDSRIGVIPAESFDTGVLFGTTVLTLDKLDVSVLEANVFIGLTQLKELNLKYLPLTTIHAEVLAPIKFNLNTLMVEHSLFSVSPRPFTGTSTMDRLENVSLRFNSFGNVLEDDAFRMAPKLKSLYLSDSRIAYLSKRMIDSISNTIEQIHLENNHLNFVEDAALDSLNKGVRIYLKGNPFHCDCSLLYLKSKLASDPEMFDEVVCSQPPEHADQRVLEANFCASTTPDGSTSTTEITEEPTSEPTAEPTSEPTSEPTTESTTDTTTEATSTSTTQTTKPTDKPPTSPPPSPPTSPPTTEHTTEPCYMEPSDSTPGTTTTTSKPTTTTIKPEYLYTLQCLSTVFPVESNVASYQGSRLTIIRRSKTFTIAEAQEGAIEIIFDKHYSDATIVWFHETTNSDSLFNLAIEEAARCVDIYGRNIRITNLQPGRNYMFCVFYRHEASISPFDCLPHRLLPAYGQRTWMVENDKIKIISIMVSSVLVAVMTGVVFTYCFIKSFSSHQTSCRRIVSDVAITRTATNRSYMTPVASAPVRTFSKHKRSVSDTSLESCRSYVSAVAPATQYQYIAWKLENRSRPGLDNYPCEPPPPPLPPHPSSKRFKHSKPAVVSMHQHQIYNEPDMSCMDEPPPPMPSSCHRCHAMHGCYHQDI from the exons ATGATTTTTAGGAATATGAGTTCCAAATCCTTCGACGTTACAAAACCAGCTGTTGAAGGACCCGTGACCAGGAATAGGCTTTCCTCGAGAAAGTACTGTGAGCCCCGAAGAAAAAGATGCATGTCGATATTGTTCTGTGTGATTTGTTTTTCGCTGCTCATTGGATGGGTGATGAATGATATCTTCTACAAATATGGTGCGGAAAATGTTCATGATTCGGA TGCAAACTCAACCGATGATGAAGTGTATTATGAAGATGCCGAAACTAATGATACAACATTAGAAAGGATAGGGGCAAGTAACAGAAAATACTGGGTGAGTTCGTCTTGTTATATCGAGCCATACTGCGTGATTACTTGTAGTAACATGGATATCGAAAAGATGAATGCAGGCGTGCGTGATTATACAACG ggtTCGCACCCTTGCACCATCATTCATCTGATCATCGTTAATCTACTTACCGATCAAAACGCTCTGTTTCGTGGTTGGCTTGATCAGGATGTGGAAGTCACCGTCGACAAGCTCGAAATACGCGATTCCAGGATCGGTGTCATTCCTGCCGAGTCCTTCGATACTGGAGTGCTTTTTGGTACCACCGTCCTCACACTGGACAAGCTTGATGTTTCTGTATTGGAAGCAAATGTGTTTATCGGGTTGACACAGCTGAAGGAGTTGAATTTGAAATACCTTCCCCTGACGACGATCCACGCCGAAGTTTTGGCCCCgataaagtttaatttgaatACTTTAATGGTAGAGCACAGCTTGTTCTCGGTGAGTCCGCGTCCTTTCACGGGAACATCCACGATGGATCGGCTAGAAAATGTTTCGCTTCGGTTCAATAGCTTTGGAAATGTGCTCGAGGATGATGCCTTTAGGATGGCACCGAAGTTGAAGAGCTTATATTTGAGTGATTCTAGAATAGCTTACTTGAGTAAGAGAATGATTGATAGCATCAGTAATACGATCGAGCAAATTCATCTGGAGAATAATCATttgaactttgttgaagatgCTGCTTTGGATAGTTTGAACAAGGGCGTTAGAATATACTTGAAAGGTAATCCGTTCCACTGTGACTGTTCATTGTTGTACTTAAAAAGTAAATTGGCATCGGATCCGGAGATGTTTGACGAAGTCGTTTGTTCCCAACCCCCGGAACACGCTGATCAAAGAGTGCTGGAGGCGAATTTTTGTGCTTCAACTACTCCAGATGGTTCAACTTCAACCACCGAAATAACCGAAGAACCAACATCTGAACCAACAGCTGAACCAACATCTGAACCAACATCTGAGCCAACAACTGAATCCACAACAGATACCACTACTGAGGCCACTAGTACATCAACTACTCAGACGACCAAACCAACCGATAAGCCACCAACCTCACCACCACCTTCACCACCAACTTCACCACCAACAACGGAACATACTACTGAACCTTGTTATATGGAACCCTCTGATTCTACTCCAGGAACTACCACTACCACTTCGAAGCCAACAACAACGACGATCAAACCGGAATACCTTTATACTTTGCAGTGTTTATCGACAGTATTTCCAGTCGAATCGAACGTTGCATCCTACCAAGGATCACGTCTAACGATAATTCGCCGATCCAAAACGTTCACTATCGCCGAAGCCCAAGAGGGGGCCATTGAGATAATCTTCGACAAGCACTACTCCGATGCAACGATTGTCTGGTTCCACGAAACCACGAACAGTGACAGTCTGTTTAACCTGGCCATTGAGGAGGCTGCCCGATGCGTTGATATCTACGGGCGTAACATTCGAATTACTAATCTGCAGCCGGGTAGAAACTACATGTTCTGTGTGTTCTATCGCCACGAAGCTTCGATTTCGCCGTTTGATTGTCTTCCGCATCGTCTTTTGCCAGCCTATGGGCAGCGAACTTGGATGGTCGAAAACGACAAAATAAAGATCATCAGCATCATGGTATCATCCGTGTTGGTTGCAGTTATGACTGGAGTGGTTTTCACCTATTGCTTCATCAAAAGTTTCTCCTCACACCAGACTT CTTGTAGACGGATTGTTTCGGACGTAGCCATTACTAGAACTGCGACAAACCGAAGTTACATGACACCGGTCGCAAGTGCTCCCGTTAG GACCTTCTCTAAACATAAGCGTAGCGTATCGGACACCAGTTTGGAGAGCTGCCGTAGTTATGTTTCGGCCGTCGCTCCCGCGACACAGTATCAGTATATCGCCTGGAAGTTGGAGAACCGCTCTCGGCCGGGGCTGGATAACTACCCGTGTGAACCACCGCCACCACCTTTGCCACCGCATCCCAGCAGCAAACGCTTCAAACACTCGAAGCCGGCAGTCGTTAGCATGCATCAACATCAGATCTACAACGAGCCGGATATGAGCTGCATGGATGAACCACCGCCACCGATGCCGTCTTCCTGTCATAGATGCCACGCGATGCACGGCTGCTATCACCAGGACATATAA
- the LOC129752493 gene encoding uncharacterized protein LOC129752493 — translation MSRFFTTFFCLALTILLLPVSALPFIDNNWKQSLNPKSFKYETVNGLSDETSYWMYSCQLNTACSMNCKDVHIGKLSTEIYFAYDVPARCFEIDLYIENLLIDNGTLFPGWLNLDAKINLRSLILIECHIEVIEPESFNSREFFNLISLYMSHLNISELKSSTFVGLSRPQFWNL, via the exons ATGAGCAGGTTTTTTACCACATTCTTCTGTCTAGCTCTTACGATCCTGCTGCTGCCAGTAAGTGCTCTGCCGTTCATAGACAACAACTGGAAGCAGAGTTTGAATCCAAAGTC ttttaaatatgaaaCCGTCAATGGTTTGTCCGATGAAACCTCATATTGGATGTACTCGTGCCAATTAAACACCGCTTGTTCCATGAATTGTAAAGATGTGCATATTGGAAAGTTGAGCACCGAGATCTACTTCGCCTACGATGTG cCCGCCAGATGCTTTGAAATAGATCTGTATATTGAAAACCTGTTGATCGATAATGGCACATTATTCCCGGGATGGTTGAATCTAGATGCAAAAATTAATCTTCGATCGTTGATACTGATAGAATGTCATATTGAAGTTATTGAACCGGAATCTTTCAATAGTCGCGAATTTTTCAATCTCATCTCACTTTACATGAGCCACTTAAATATTTCTGAGCTCAAGTCAAGCACATTTGTCGGACTCTCTCG CCCACAGTTCTGGAACCTATGA